The genomic interval AAACTGAAATaggaatttcaaaattcgcaaaaaaaaaactccgtagtaaaaagtcacgtgacaactaagtttctatgataCAATacaacatgctgcacatgctggtttcggcttatataccctttttgcaacaccctgtataaaaagttatttcctTTATACCCCTTTCGCTTAAATTCAGAGCttttttgcaataccctgttTAAATAACAAGGTAAGTACATGGTGCAAAATTCAGTTAATTCAGTGATATAAAAAGAAGAACCCGCGTCAAAACACTAGCTCCAAGGCAATAGATCTCGCGGCAGGCAATAAGCCACGGACAGTTGGGATTacgtttatatatttatttatttgttctgTGAATTAAGATGGACGCCGTATTGAATGTTTCCCCCCTGGGCACGCTTAGCCGGGCTTATCTTCCTCTGAGGGTTGGGGTGTAGTGGTAGCTATACCTGGCTATACTGGAGTAATATAACCTTATTCTTTTGGCGGTTCCTAAAGTGGAGACCGCAACTATAACAAACGTAGTGTAAGACTAGATGAgttgacgacttgcgaaaggtcaATGAGAAAGAAAAGGGTTATggttggatgcggaaagctaaaaatcgcatccagtggcgtgctttggaaGAAGcttacgtccagcagtggattgcTATATGCTGATGGTGATTATGATTATGGTTATATAAGGTgctaagtcgatgtattcatTGAAATTGCTGTTAGAGTTTACATAGTTATTTGCAGTCGATTAAACCCTGTAATCCAAATCCGAAACTCAACCATTTTTGATTCCTGCACCTAATTCTCACGCTGTGAACCAATGTAAAGAGGTAAAACGTAGCCTACCCACTAGCTCGCTAGCTGGCGGTGAAGCCTGCACTTTacgtagataaataaaaaccttCACCGGTTGTACTGTACCCCTCGACTCTAGATAGAATGCCAATTTTCAGTCGTACTCTGCGACACCGGCGAAGTCACTCGCATTTTCAGCATTTCTGTGTATATTTTTCAGTAAAACGAGTGTTTGAGAATTgggttataaatatacattagATAGTAGTTGTTATGTAAATGTGGTGTGCAGTTTCCAGATTGAGTTTTAAAGGTAGGTGTTGTAGTCGGTGTCGacttttggttttcttcttcttcttatttgttttatttaaactttgttgtaTACTTAACATAGTTGCAAAAAGTTAGAAATTTTAAGTTTACCAATTTGgttttattgccaaaaagcaatttcttccagccaacccttgattGGTGCtgaatttaggtaggtacttaaatatacgaatctcttttaatacaataaacagaaaaaagaacttaccGTGTCGGTGCCAAACACTAGATTTCCTCTAGGGTTTATTTCTAACCCGAAAATAATTGGACATTCAgaatagcgtcagtcgctgacggCTCAGGGTGCTCCGAAGTTCTGCACCTGTACGAAGTACACTGTAGTAGGTACATTGACACGTCACTAGGGGAGGCCCCTTTTGTGCACCCTAAACTTACGGCTTACTTACGGtttaacagtaaacaaaatgtgggcagttttttgttttgtttttgtaagtgACATACCATTTTGTTCGTATATTTagaaaatattcatataaCTAGGGCCtcaccacaaaaacttagacagtatttaacaaatgtttagcgctgtcaaacgccttcaaaatctgtcaaatttcgctttaaacactagttaaacagtgtttaaagttttttgtggtagcactgCTAATGTTTAGTAGCGCCATGTGTAGGTGTAGTAAGCTTATTCCATTAGTGAGAGATTAGATTATAAACCCTCCAATTTGTGGTCAGAATGAAAGCGTAATTTACCTGTCAGTTTTCGTTGAGTGTTATCTTTCAAGTGCTGGTCAGATTTTGCGTAGATAAGGATAtcacaatataatttatagaaggcctagcacgggtcGCAAGACGCGCAAGTCAATAGGTTGGTACGTGATAAAAGTTATGCGTCTCGTTCACTCACATCTCATATCGCACAGCCTCGAGAGCTAGCGCAAcagaaaacttttgtcatggcttgacgtgcgcgtcttgcgcgcCATGCTAGGCTAGCAGGGTGTTTCATAAACgaaagttgttcaggatgacAATCAGAGTAATATATTTTGCTTACTATGCAACTTCTGCTACGTCCTGTATATGAGATTATTGAATAagctaaccaacgttaaaaaaaaacaacattcaACACTATCGCATAACTTTCgaacggctaagccgatttaaataaaatatagctaagaacactcggagTAACATTATCTATCACCCTAAAGCACAAAACGAAAATCGCCAACACACGTACACAGACAagtcaaacttataacacccctctttttccgtTGGCGATATATACATGGATGTTATGATACTATAATACCTCAGCCTAGAATGTCCAAATGAAATTCTATCTTCGGGTCTCGGAATCCAGCTCCGGTTGATAGAATCATAATAATGTGACTGAACACGTTGAAAATCCACGTGggatgataataatatcttgACAACATTTTTAGACTTCCAGTTATACCTAAGTGTAATAGAGTCgtttattgtaggtactatcGTATAGCCGAAGTGCGAAGTCGTGGTGGTGTTGCGGATAAAGTCTCATTTGTAATGAGGAATAAGTAATcagtgtgtgttgtgtaaactgctggtgttccatatttgataaataaataaataaataaagtctcGGTTCTCTTTCGTGAGGcagtgggttcaaatcctgccATGGTCTATACATAATGATttctttagaaataaggaaattaagtacaattacaaatataaaacataaaatcaaaatcaaaatcaaaatcaattcTTTATTTGTGAACATAGGTAATGTATGAATAATAGGTGTTAAGTACAATGTTGAGATCTCTATGTTCTATCTGGTCACAGATGTACAAATCATCATGCAAATCATGCACACATGCTttcttcataatttaaatgttaggtacaaaaaaaatattaggtatattacttaatgaattttgttaatacaataatgtctcaattaataaatgtcaatattgaataaaattactaattatATAATGTTATAGTGTTTCATCAGTCAAATATTCGTTTATTGTATAATAGCATTTTCCTACTAGTAGTTCATACAATttctttttaaacaaattataatttaaactgtGGAGATAATTcggaattttattaaaaatttttGGTCcctttcataatatatttttccgcATCAACGCAGTTTTTGACGACGGATAACTGACGTAATTCATATATTGTGACCTAATTGATCTGTGACGTGTCTGGGAGACTTTGACAAACAGATTTGGGTTGATTTTTACAAACACCGCAActtcatatatgtataaacatgggaaagtaagtattttgaGAGACTTAAAGTGTGGCTTACAACTCTCATCTGGTTTTAATCTGCAAATAGCTCGTACACACCTTTTTTGGGCCTTAAATACAGTTTCTCTCTCGGTACAATTTCCCCAGAAAATTACGCCATAGCGTAACGTTGACACTACGTAACCATGGTATGCTGACAGAACTGTGTTACGGCTTACAATTTTTGATAATTTGTATAAAAGATACGATGATTTACTTAGCTTCTTACAAACATTTTCCGCTTGAAATTTCCATGTCAgcttattatctatatttaatCCTAGAAACTTTGTTACGGATACATTTTCTATTTCCGTTCcatcataattaatatttaatttgtcaGTTTTGTTAATTCTCTGATAGAATGTCATATACTTAGTTTTGTCAATATTAACAATAAGTTTATTACTATTTAGCCAATTAATTATGTCTTTGAGAGTATTATTAATGTTAAGTTCATATAtgtcaaggtcaagatcattACATTTAATTGATACCGTGCTGTCATCTGCAAACAACACCATCGGATAGTGAATGCTCATTGGCAGGTCATTAATGTAAATGAGAAATAGTAGTGGGCCCAGTACACTACCTTGAGGGACTCCACTAGTAACAAACCTACTACTCGATAAGACCTTAGTCTCTTCTTTGGTCTTTGGGCAAATCCTTACTATTTCTGTATTCTGTCGCCTGTTACTTAGgtaagaattaattaatttgagtATGTTTCCTCTTATGCCATAATAGTTTAGTTTgtctaataatattttatgattaacAAAGTCGAAGGCCTTAGTCATATCCATAAAGATAGAGCATATAGGTTTACCTTTATCAACGCTTGTAAATATGCCATTTAGTAAATCATACATGGCCAGATTAATAGATTTGCCTTTTCGGAATCCTTTCTGTTCCtcaactaaaatattatacttattgagGTATGAAAGAAGCgcattgtaaataattttttcaaataccttagaaaatattgatataagAGCTATTGGTCGATAGTATTTCATGTTACACTTATcttcttttttaaatagagGTTTAATGATAACAGGCTTAAGGCTTTCCGGGTAAATACCGTCCACAATGCATAAGTTCATGATATAGCTTAAATGCTCCATTATTATATCAGATACATGTTTAACAACTTTTGTGTGAACGCCATCATACCCCacgctatttttattttttaaagaccTAATGGCTTTTTGTATGTCATCCGGTGTCGTAGGTGTCATGAACATAGATTGAGAATTATtagaattattatattttaattgaatattaCTAGAACTGTTTGGtagatttttttctatttgatCCACAAAAAAATCGTTAAAAGCATCAGCAATTTTTGTGGGATCGGTAAGAGTAACATTATCTGTCGTAATTTTTGTGATGGTCTCGTTTGGAAATCTAGATTTTGCCTCGTTTATTATGTTCCAACTcgcttttgttttattgtctgccgtattaatataattattattttttgctttcTGCGTCaaagatattatttttttaagtcgcTGTGAGTAGGTTTTCAGTAGCGTTTTATTAAGAGGCGTCGAATTTCTTCTATAATTCCAAAGCAGATCTCTTTGTTTTCGTgcacatatttttattcctTTAGAAACCCATTTCGGCCTTTTCTTAGTTGTAATTTTAACTGTAACTATTGGAAAACAAAGTtcataaattaacataaatgtATCCATAAATCTATTATAAGCAGTGTTGGCATTATTCGTTTCATAAACATCGGAAAACGATAGACTGTTTATATGTTCTCTAAATTTTTGTAGGTTCTCGATAGAGTAGTCCCTTTTTTTTACAGTCCATGAGCTTATTTTGCTGATCTTTTTTACGGGCACCTTGAGAAGTTGAGCCGTATGGTCAGACAGACAGTAGTCAATAACTTTACCACTACATTTATTTCCTACGTTATGAGCAAAGTTGTCAAGGCAGGTTTTACTTTTTAGTCGTGTCGCTTCCTTTATTTCTAGGGTAAGATTGAAACTGTATAAAAGATTCCGAAATTGATTTGTTAAGCTGTTACATTTTAGAGTATCGATGTTAAAGTCTCCCCcaagtataatgttttttttatatttagtacagattttcaaaatttcttctaatatttcaaaaaatgttacaaaatgTTTTGCTACGTCTTTGTTTTTGGGAACTCTATAAACACAGATCACAATAGTATTTAAATCTGTCAATTCTACGGCACAGCATTCAATTATACCAACAATAGAAAGTTTCGATATATTTAACATTTCCCTATATTTATGTCCACTACGAACCAATATACATGCACCTCCCCTTTTTTGAGTTCCTCTAGAAAAGTGTGCTGCTAAATGGTAATTAGGGATTGATAATAGATCCTCGTGgccattaattataaaatgttcaGTGACACATATTATATCGACAGATGTTTGTTGCGATTGTAATTCTTCTAAGTGAACAGTCAATACATCAGATTTACTTAAAAGGCCTGCAATGTTTTGGTGAAGAATATGAATGTGGTTAGTTacgaaaattattattactttcactgacattacatttacattacattttcTATATTcgtcattaataaaattaattaatttctgtatgtcataaaatatttgttgcaTTCCTTTGTCATTTAGTTGCCCTTGTCCCCTTGAAAACATATCGTATTCATAAGACAGATTTGCATTCGAATCAAGTACAAAGATGTGCTCATGTGTCAGAGCATCCAGATAAATcaaattattaaaagtttCTACTCTCCAGTTGAACATTGAGGTGTGATCATGGCATTTGAATGTAGGTAGGCATATTACAATATTTGTATGGTGTAGTGGTTGTAGCGTTTTCCTTATGAAAAGGACTATATCAAAGTAGTTATTAGTAGTTTTAAAGTCATTCTCTCCTATTAAGATCACGCAGAAATCTTCTTTAGTAAAGTTCTTGAGTTTTTCTTCAATTCCCCATAATAGTTGCTTAACTCCAACGTTTGGTGTCAAATCATGACATGAGTTATAGTCGCTACGAAATGTATTTCTTGTTGTCTCTAGTATATTATTGCTTTTATTGCTGCTGAAATAGCTGCTGCTGCATAGTGAAGACACCTCTATATCATGATTATACTTAGATGTGTAGGTGCATGGTAGGTACCCAGTGTATTGTGATGactcaaaaacggcgatacggctctcaacctatcacgtgagttcaaatgataaaattatttctcTTACAGAAAAAGCGTCCTCATGAGGGCTTTAACTCCAACTTTCCTCTTACTCCTCACCACACTAACCCTCTGCCACAAGAACAAAATCAACGATTACTTCGAAAAAATCAACACGCAATTCATCAAGCACAACCAAGTCGCCACAAGCATATCATGGAGCTCGTCTATCAAGCCGAGCAATGAGGAGATGGCAACagtgaataataaataccaGGCGGAAGTGATAGCATGGCAACACCAGACGTGCGACGCGCTGGCAGCGATGCAAACGGCTCATTTGTTGAACAGCTCTCAAGAACGACAGGCGTATTTGTTGTGTCGAGGACCTGTGTATACTTTGGAGGATGCAAGGTAGTTAAATGTGATTTTATCTTATTATACTACTAATCTATCTAATCTATTGCCTTCGCACAACTAAGACCAGTGTGGGACTCCAACGTGCTCAGGCGTCGCGTGAAAATCTCCCTTTTCAACTCCGTCGTCAAATCGGTTCTGCTGTTCGGTTGTGAAACGTGGAGAGTGACTAAGGGATTGATGAACAAACTACAAGTGTTCGTCAACAAATCCCTGAGGTCGATCCTCCGCATCTTCTGGCCGAACACAATCCGGAACGTTGACCTGTGGAACGTGTGTAAGCAGACCTCCATCGAACAAGAAATCGCATTGCGaaaatggagatggattggCCACACAATCAGAAAAGGAGCCGAGAGCAAAGCGAGCATTGCCTTCGAATGGAAACCGCCTGGCGGCCACCGCAGACGCGGTCGCCCcgtgcacacatggcggcgcacagtggacggcgagctgcgagcgcaaggcctgagctggacggaagccagagcggttgctgaggacagaacggcgtggcgcacgcttgtaaaggccctctgtaccaccgGGGTACCATAGGACAGCAACAACATACTACTAAtcaactgatgatgatgatgatactgaTCTAGTCTTTTGGGGTTGGATGAAACAGGATGAAAATAGTACCATGGGAAAACGTAGTCGTTGGTTCCTTCAGAGTTCCTATTCAGGGATAGCTATATTATCCCAGCGTAAGAGAGATTTCCTTGATTCTTTACATTATATTTCATCCAATTGTTTCAGCCATTGGGTCTTTTAAGGAACATATTATCTCGTTTACTTTCCTATCTGATTACAGCCAGAAAACTGAACTATACGACCAGTTGCAGTCCACATACTCCAACGTGCAAGTCTGCATTCCATCGCATCACAATAACCTCACAGCCGACAACCCTCGCGCTGCCCAATCCGCCATTTTAAATTTCATAGCTTCAGTGATACAGTACAACGACTTCAAACCAGATCTTGGCGAGAAAGACTCGGTACCAAAAGTGGTCAGATTACTTTCGTCTAACGTCCTGACGCAAACGGATGGTTTTTGCCTGAATGGAGAGGAGGATTTTCAGAAGTTGATGCGTTATGGTAATAATGAGGCGGTTTTGAGATGGCTGTGGTTGGAGTGGAGGGAGAAAGTAGGACGGAATGTGAAGGAGACGTATATAAAGCTGGtgaatattgaaaatgttGCGGCGGCACGAAATGGTAAGTAAATAGCAACGAGGCTTTCAGCTTTGGCAACTTAGATAAGACAGTATGCTAAATGCTGAGTGCTGAGTGTGCAGAGTTTGAGAGCTCTGCTAgcgtagcacggggcgcaagacgcgcaagtcaagacgtgacaaatgTTTTCCATTGGGCTCGCTCTCAAAACCGCGCGGTGTGAGTAAGCGTGAtgcgtcttgcgccccatgCTGGGCCTTCTGTTCTACATAAGATCAGATGATAACTTTTCAACACCGCCATGCTTTTATTTATCTTGGCTACATTCTACAAAAGTTATGTTTGAGGTGGGATTGTATGTTTCAGGTTATACCGACATAGGGGCTGCATGGCGTGAAGAACTCGAGATACCAAACCTCAGGCAGAAATGTCGGGAGCTATACGAAAGTATTCGGCCATTATACAAACTCTTGCATGGCGTCATCAGATTTTTCTTGAGgcataaatattatgctaGAGCGATCCCTGAAACAGGACCTATTCCTGCACACTATCTTGGTAAGTAAAACTAATATGATCTTATAGCTAAAACCTTCAGCTTCGATTGTTTTGCTTATTTACCATTGCGCCATGACCAAAAGTcatgtgttgtgttgtgtgtgtttatAAGTTGTGTGAAAAACTGACAGAAACCCAAAACTACTTGGGAGAACCACGATTGGTACATGACAATCGACCTAATAcgtattattatgaaataaatataatacaaccACTTTATAATTTCACCATCGTTGCAGGGGATCTTTGGTCTCAAAACTGGGAATCTTTGTCGGATTTGATAATTCGCCAGAATATCGACGTGAACAAGAATATAAGGCAGAAGAACTGGAGCCTGAAACATATGGTAGGTATAGCAGCATCTTCCATACTTGacttttactttaaaacaGTGGAATAACAGCTAGCCTAATACAGGGCGCAAGACGCGGACTTCAAGACTTGACAAAAGCTCTCCGTTGCAATGGCTCTCAAGGCTGCGCGATATGAGTGCGAGCGCGCTACAgaacttttgcaacatcttgACGTGCGCGTCTTTCGCCCCGTGCTAGCTCATCTGGTGTACTACGTTGAAATTATCGCATCATCTTCTGCCTGTAAATGTCAttatcatatattattataatacgtagggtaacgtaacgtaccttgggacgcttgtacttcgggacattgttttttttttaaaaccggcttaataaatacattaaaattctacccgaggcatagtattttactcgcttggcaaaactagtgagtctcgtgatcataccggCATCgtgtgtgtggtgaagacaatatgaagttttttggagtcaaaatttggttttgtatagttttttgagttactttatctcattgaggcatgctcaaaatagagacatggatgtcacgtatatattttcagttatttaattttatgtcacGGCAATTATTTGAAAGATtcctaacataaaaataaagatattgaaatttttgttcaatatttcttttttgtaccttgggacacgataatgtttgtaccttgggataCTATATACTATGGTTTTGTACTATGGAGACTGtgaacttctaaataacgccataaatctctgttcttattagtggcAGAGTAAAACTGGAAAGAAGAGAGTTGCAGTAAGTCTGATCGTTTGAAACAAGCAGTAGATAAAGTAAAAGAAGGAGAAAATATTCCTATAAAGTGAATGTTCCAATTTGTAACATAAGATTCATACATAGTCGCAAACTATAATTTCGTTAAAAACTAATGATAATTTGATGTCAATGTAGTTGTAAAATAACTATGATTACAAGACTTTTTgtaccaaaaatataatagatcaATTTGTCCCAAAGTACACTTAAaactgtcccaaggtacaaacgtgtaacgtaccttgggtcaaaacaagcacttttacttttatcttaatttaaaaaaatctggccacaccaAAGCTccagcacaaatactagtgataatagattatatatcctaccgaataaagtaaattccaaattaatatcttagttgtacgctgcgatatcttcattcaaagttggggtagtcgaaagtgtccctaggtacgttacgttaccctatgtACAACCCGCGCAAAGTTTCTAGACACCTGGCCCAAAAATCTACCCCACTCCCTCTTCCCCGCGCGAGGCCCCGCTCTCGTCCTTTTGTAGCGTTAGCATAAGAATTATCAGAcgattaacaataaatattttttatcgcatACTTTTTTGTTACTACTTTAACAAGTAGGTATGATCCACAGATCTAAGAACAATAGCCCGCCGCCGCACACGTGTGCTTCAGTTCTAGCGATTCAGCGAAGGAACAGCCGTCCCGCTCTCGCACCACACGTGCAGGCGTCTCCCGTCTCGCTCTCTCATCAAACGAGACGCCTGCGCAACGAATGGTTGTAAGAATTACCTAATTAATCTTTTCAGTGGACTGAAAGCTCCCTTTGTTACATTGTAGCGCCTTAAAGGGTCACTTCTGTTTTAAGTAatattactaatattataaatgcgaaagtaactgtgtctgtctgtctgtctgtctgtctgtctgtctgtctgttactctttcacgccaaaactactaaacggatttgaatgaaatttggtatacatacggtctagaacctgggaaagaacataggctacttattatcccggaattcccacgggaaaactttttaaggcgaagcgaagcgcgcgggaacagctagaatacttgaaatgaaaaaatttaaaaatatttataaatttaaactaaagattatgaaagttataaaaaatataggttgcagtgtttggtaaaaattaaaaggtGGTGAACAAGGGCTACCACACTAGGCTAGGCCTGTGTCGTGGACAGCCAggacttatacagggtgttgcaaaaagggtaaactaagccgaaaccaaaGTTTCTGTACTTTGTAATTATATTACAATATAACAAAAGTCAGGTAGTATGTTTTTCGCATGCGGGTTTTTTGATAACCagaataatttcaaatatagaggcgctacatgtatattatgtttacgttctcgcaacaattttctttataaaattagttcaTTAAAACTGCGCAGTATGGCgaggtttattatttttccgagcttaaatataaaaatactgatagCAAAGAGGaagaaaagaaatatttttggtaatatcgatattactttttttgcactcagtaCTTGTACAAGGCGGGCGAGATAACTAGACACCTGGGTTAAATGACATTTGTCTTTAGtactgagtgcaaaaaaagtaatatcgatattaccaaaaatatttcttttcttCCTCTTTGCTatcagtaaatatttttataattaagctCGAATAGAAGAATAATAAACCTCGCCATACTGCGCAGTTTGAatggaaataattttataaagaaaattgttgCGAGACAGTAAACATAATGGCTCCACTACACGTCTGTGGATGCATCTGCAGACGTACGCGAATGCATCTGCAGACAAATCTCTACAAGCGACCACACGTCTGTTCATCGGTCAGTCTGAGTTCAATATCGGCAGACGCTACTCGCAAACATGGACATCGAAACCGCTGCCGTCGCAGATTTATGTGTTTAGTACTTTTAACTACTACTTGAGTTTGCATCGCAGTCGAGTTATCAAGAAGAAGTGGAGAAGAAACGATCCTGGACTCATTGACTGAGGCGTCCGCGGACGTGTAGTGGCGCCATAATATGTTGCGCTCcgatatttgaaattattctGGTTATCTAAAAACCTGCATgcgaaaaacatacttacctgacttttgttatattgtaataaaatgtataattatttgtttatataagtacctattcaagTTGATTGATACCCACTTGTTAaagtaataacaaaaaagtaagcgttaaaaaatatttattgttaatcgTCTGATAATTCTTCGATAAAATTGGGACAAACTTATGCTAACGCTACAAAAGGACGAGAGCGGGGCCTCGCGCGGGGAAGCGGGGGAGGGGTATATTTTTGGGCCAGGTGTCTAGAAACTTTGCGCGGGTTGTATATTAACTCTTAAATTTGGAATTTTAGGCGAAACGAGCTGAAGACTTCTACCAATCTATGGGTCTGCCTCCAATGACTGAATCGTTTTGGCGCAATTCTATATTTTGGCGCCAAAACAGCATGATCCGATGCCACGGGACTGCGGCCTACATGTTCAAGAGAAACGACTTCCGGTCAGTGTTGCTAGTAAATACacacgcgagcaatgaaaaagtttcactttcAAAATTTCGGCACCAAATTGCCCAATTTCATTTAAACAATagaatctacacaaatatattaGTTTCAAGTTCGTAATATTATGATGGGCTGTTAATTGTACTATAATATTGCAGACGACGTCATTCAGCTagtagccttttccgtttaggactAATTTGGGGGGCTATTGTCACTGGTTTTTCATTGCTTACGAGTGAattaaactatatattatctagacgatcgaatggcgtagtggttagtgaccctgactgctatgccgaaggtcccgggttcgattcccggctggggcagatatttgtttaaacacagatatttgtactcgggtcttgggtgttgatatttatatttagtatgtatttgtgtagatatatcagctgtccgacacccataacacaggttctgcctagcttggggtcggatagccgtgtgtgagatgtttccacatattatatattatttatttatattaccaGAAATTTTACTACCAATGCGAGCAACTAACTTGACCATATTTCAGGTTACTGTACTGCGCAGTAAACTCGTCTGATGACTTCTATGTCATACACCATGAGATGGGACACATCCAGTACTACATGGCCTACGAACATCAACCGGGAATATTCCGGGTAAGGGCACTTTTAGGGCGACCGGCGGCCCTTGACGAACGCTGA from Plutella xylostella chromosome 2, ilPluXylo3.1, whole genome shotgun sequence carries:
- the LOC105381320 gene encoding angiotensin-converting enzyme, with protein sequence MRALTPTFLLLLTTLTLCHKNKINDYFEKINTQFIKHNQVATSISWSSSIKPSNEEMATVNNKYQAEVIAWQHQTCDALAAMQTAHLLNSSQERQAYLLCRGPVYTLEDASQKTELYDQLQSTYSNVQVCIPSHHNNLTADNPRAAQSAILNFIASVIQYNDFKPDLGEKDSVPKVVRLLSSNVLTQTDGFCLNGEEDFQKLMRYGNNEAVLRWLWLEWREKVGRNVKETYIKLVNIENVAAARNGYTDIGAAWREELEIPNLRQKCRELYESIRPLYKLLHGVIRFFLRHKYYARAIPETGPIPAHYLGDLWSQNWESLSDLIIRQNIDVNKNIRQKNWSLKHMAKRAEDFYQSMGLPPMTESFWRNSIFWRQNSMIRCHGTAAYMFKRNDFRLLYCAVNSSDDFYVIHHEMGHIQYYMAYEHQPGIFRQGANSAFHESIGDAIMLGVFSPQHLYRLGLINDTILLPSTPNHPENNLKNPKNHAKTSVQLSTDDILLLKQGLNKIPQIPFALLIDEYRWKMFEGGIDDRAYNKAFWDMARELQGITPPEPRDERQFDIAAKYHVPDNTPYIRYFLSSFLQHQLFEALCRAAVYGTRDVTMDLPPSMAVHRCDIYGSKAAGKVLRDIMSRGTSQHWRNILQETINQDDITSESFIRYYKPLTRLLERLVEEYQIPIGW